The genomic stretch aaaagaaccATCCCCTTCTAATATAAAACCCTAACCCGTAAACCCTAAACACTTGAAAACCCATAACAACAAACCAGGCGGATTCTATTAAATACCCAaatttcataacaaaaaaataattcgTAAATCCAAACCCTTAAATCCTCAgtccaaaaacccagaaaggATTTACCTTTAACCTTGTAAGAAAGCTCCTCGGAAATCAAAGCTCCAAATCCTGTATATGTCGTCGTACAAACCGAGTATATCTTCTTCTTTGCCTCTTCCTCACTACAACAACCCCACAAAAATCAAACTCATaaaatcaaattacaaaaataaagaaaagagaaatccTTCAAAAGCCGAGTCAAATCAGCACCTTCCCACAACATTGGCTAGGGTTTTGACATAGGCGTCGATCATTTCCTCCTCGGAGGGTTTTGGGTCGGTGGGGAACTCCATGACGATGAGCCAGTGCTCGTAGTCACAGCCATCGAGGAGGATCGTCTCCTTGGGGGGTCGGTTGCTCCAGTTGGGAGATGGGTCGTTGAGGGGCGAGTATCCCGGCCCGGAGGTCTTGGGGCGGGTCTGTACTTTGACCGGGTCGGGCGCGAGTCGGTGGGGTTGCTGGTTGATAAGGAGTGCAAAAGCGAAGCGAGAACGAGCAGAGagtgtagaagaagaagaagaagaaagggttcGATTTAGGAGTGATGCTAGAGTGCGCCGGGCGGTGAAGTACGCCATTGCTGGCTCTCGATGTCTCTGGTTCCCTCTCAGTCTCTCTTTGGGGACTCGAATGTTTGGTATTCAGGTTCAGGACGTTGTGACGGTGTCAATCCAAAGACACGGTAAATGACTACATGTCATTCACCTCGTGtcgtttttaatttaattttttttttaagggtaaatatatcataagtttctaaatatatcataagtcaactcattaaaattaaaaattttctaattttttttttttttttttttttgacaattcaCTCcatgggtcaatcgaaatgtcAATAAACTCTttaccgtcaattttttttaactgccgTTAGTCTCAATCAAAATGCATTGttttacctcattaaaatatatattttttatttatttaattttaaaatttaaatctaaaaataaaaaaataaaaaataaaattgaaagggTGGTTAGGGGTGGTGCTACCCTCAACCCCTATGGGTTGGCCTGGGGTGGGTTGTAGCCACCCCAAGGGGCATGGGGTGGCTCGAGTTACCCCTTGAGTGGTTTGAGGTAGCCCAGTTTGGGGTGGATGCTCAAGTACATTCGAAGTAGACCGGTGAAAAAAGTCCTCTGTTTCTCACAAAACGAAGATAAATGGAAAGGAGGAGATTAATTTGAGTTCTTTGCCTCTGGAAGCAATGCAATTGCTAATCCAAGTCATAGCTTAACGATAAAATATTTAGATTATAAGAACAAAGAACCTGAGTATCTCACTCACTACATTTGACCTTAAATGACGAGGATGTGATATATTCCAAAGGGTTATTCAGAGAAAAATGCAAGAACACCCCAAAGTTTTTTGTATCACCCCATAGAATTagagataaaataaaatcctatcTTTTTGAAAAGTATGATATAAATCACAGCATAGGGAAGATAGGTGAAACAAGATCTATAAGGATGTGCTATATCAAGAAAATATAGATATTTTCTAGAGAGTCCCTGACAAGAAGATGTCAACAATCATAACTCTAGTAGCTAACTTTTGTATATCATCATCTAGAATGAAAGCTAAAACCACATCTTTCTAAAGATATGTACAATTTATGGTATAAATATTTGTGGTATTATCCGAGAATGATTAGTTAAGTTAGAATTGGAGTTTCttgaaatcacttataaaactcaTTCGTACCTCTTAGGAATCAAAGTGGTACTTAGCACTCATACAACTCCTTCACAATCCACCCACCCACTATGAGATTAAATTTCCAGTGTGTCAGGGTAATCATGTGCATAAGAAAGAATAGTGAAAGCAAACCAACCTAAAATGAATGTCAATTTATGTTGGAAGTCCCatattgcctgggtattaaggagattggcCATTTATAAGgttgaggggaaacctcaactcttgagctaacttttgggttgagttaggcccaagactcatttctaatatggtatcagagcctaacccaattaattggctATGGCCCACCatcacccattgtcgcacgtgttggtTTGGATGTCCTCCCACCACACATGAGGGGgtgtgttggaagtcccacattgcctgggtattaaggagattggcCATTTATAAGGTTGAGGGAAAatctcaactcttgagctagcttttgagttgagttaggtCCAAGACCCATTCATCATTTGTCATGACGTGGATGATTCTGATGATGACCACGAGGATGAGTTCGAAGATGAAGGGGATCAAGCTTCATTGAACAGTGAGGGCAGGTTCGTGCCAAGGGGAGAAAGGCATGGTAGAGGTTTCCGAAGAGGTCCGAGATGGCAAAATGGGATGACAGAAACCTaggaaacatcaaaatgaagataTCATCTTTCCAAGGGAAAAACGATCCTGAAGCATACTTGGAATAGGAGAAGAAGGTGGAGTTGATTTTTTAGTGCTACAACTACTCCGAtgagaaaaaggtaaaactcgCTGTCATTGAGTTTGCTGACTATGCTATTATTTGGTGGGATCAACTTGTGATGAACAGAAGGAGAAACCATGAGAGGCCTATTGAGACGTGGGAGGAAATGAAAGCTATCATGAGGCGGCAGATTGTCCCTAGTCACTACTATAGGGACTTGtatcaaaaaattacaaagtctaCTCAAGGCTATAGGAGCGTGGATGACTACCACAAGGAGATGGAGATCGCCATGATTCGAGCTAATGTAGAGGAGGATAGAGAAGCTACCACAGCGAGGTTTTTGAATGAGTTGAACCGGGACATTGCCAACGTGGTGGAGTTGCAACACTACGTGGAGTTGGAGGACATGGTGCACATGGCAATAAAGGTGGAACAACAACTTTAAAGGAAAGGAACTCGGTCATTTCAAAATCCGGGCTCCTCTACTTCATGGAGGTCAAATGGGAGGAAAGACGAATGGGctgtttttaagtccaaaaccgaACCACCAAAAAGGAGAGATGATGTCCCCTGTGTCAACAAAGGTAAAACCGAATCCCAAACTCGCAATCGTGATATTAAGTGTTTTCGTTGTTTGGGAGTAGGTCACATAGCTTCACAATGCCCAAATAAGAGGACCATGATCGCACGTGTTGATGGAGAGGTGGAAACCGAAAGCGAGGGCGATGATGATGAAATGCCATCTCTTGAGGACGCTTTTGAAGATGATATGGAGTATCCGGTGGAGGGTGAATCACTTGTGGCTAGGCGTGCTTTAAGTGCCCAAGTCAAAGAGGATGACATGGAACAACAAAGGGAGAATATTTTTCATACtagatgccacatcaacaacaaggtatgtagtatgatcattgatgggagaagttgtactaatgtggctagcactactttagttgaaaaatgGAAT from Corylus avellana chromosome ca1, CavTom2PMs-1.0 encodes the following:
- the LOC132187374 gene encoding multiple organellar RNA editing factor 3, mitochondrial — translated: MAYFTARRTLASLLNRTLSSSSSSTLSARSRFAFALLINQQPHRLAPDPVKVQTRPKTSGPGYSPLNDPSPNWSNRPPKETILLDGCDYEHWLIVMEFPTDPKPSEEEMIDAYVKTLANVVGSEEEAKKKIYSVCTTTYTGFGALISEELSYKVKGLADVLWVLPDSYHDVPNKDYGGDLFVDGKVIRRPQYTDMRPQTSRNRPRPRYDRRRETMQVQRREGMQRQNMAHDQGAPAQQPTSMDRQNSASGGRRDHSVNQGEFVRNNS